From a single Gadus morhua chromosome 3, gadMor3.0, whole genome shotgun sequence genomic region:
- the rhoh gene encoding rho-related GTP-binding protein RhoH, translated as MVIITLVEVTQSGQGENTTPPHRVEKLKKRPHLAGKAASRESAVHPSRASGTARVSGAMSGSAGLAVKCVLVGDTAVGKTALLLRFTSEEFPEAYKPTVYENMGVDVYMDGVPISLGLWDTAGDDTYQNIRPMSYQQADVVLLCFSVANPSSLADVRHKWMAEVRRHLPSVPVVVVGLQTDQREASQLRGGAPCIGVAEGRRVAQELQAKGYLECSALADRGVQKVFECAVRIAVKQTRRQARRQRFHVDPCKVL; from the coding sequence ATGGTTATTATtaccctggtggaggtcacccAATCGGGGCAGGGGGAAAATACAACCCCACCTCATCGTGTTGAGAAGTTAAAAAAACGTCCCCACTTGGCGGGCAAAGCCGCCTCCCGGGAATCAGCCGTACATCCTTCGAGGGCGAGCGGGACGGCGCGGGTCAGCGGGGCCATGAGCGGGTCGGCGGGCCTCGCGGTGAAATGCGTGCTGGTGGGCGACACGGCGGTGGGCAAGACGGCCCTGCTGTTGCGCTTCACCTCGGAGGAGTTCCCCGAGGCCTACAAGCCCACGGTGTACGAGAACATGGGCGTGGACGTGTACATGGACGGCGTGCCCATCAGCCTGGGGCTCTGGGACACGGCGGGCGACGACACCTACCAGAACATCCGGCCCATGTCCTACCAGCAGGCCGACGTGGTGCTGCTCTGCTTCTCCGTGGCCAACCCCAGCTCCCTGGCCGACGTGCGGCACAAGTGGATGGCCGAGGTGCGGCGCCACCTGCCCTCcgtgccggtggtggtggtgggcctcCAGACGGACCAGCGCGAGGCCAGCCAGCTGCGGGGGGGAGCCCCGTGCATCGGCGTGGCCGAGGGCCGCCGCGTGGCCCAGGAGCTGCAGGCCAAGGGCTACCTGGAGTGCTCGGCGTTGGCCGACCGCGGCGTGCAGAAGGTGTTTGAGTGCGCCGTCCGCATCGCCGTCAAGCAGACCAGGAGGCAGGCCCGGCGACAGAGGTTCCACGTCGACCCGTGCAAGGTGTTGTGA
- the n4bp2 gene encoding NEDD4-binding protein 2, whose amino-acid sequence MPRKKKNAQSPARVPGLSNDDTPSSSQSTRGLRGYENAMASNLSMMSRSQKEEIVKNMKEMFSHLDPEIIYIVLSECGFKVDNAMDSLLELSVAAEVVAPYPGPASGFELTAAALLSPRRSDQSPDLDLPNQSKSLSSPFPASLLTEEAEGNLLSSQFFSAASAPLSSFPPPPIPQRALPELLQSSLEPGTTSTGTPGSPSLNNKLSFWERKDVKKEESLLNYGHLISPPESAAARAKPNASLDLVASGRPSAFQVYKKSDAASESSQSMPYGDVGGGVRSKVLPQTWQPTHWNPELPSFCPRVHGNQGPTFVTPVASASPWDSRLRPASHWSNQWSSPLGSPKPLDAIPKSRAPPPAPRGAGAHSRLHIEGRVLVLLRGAPGSGKSTLARDMLDQNPGGVVLSTDDYFSRHGDYRFDPSALGEAHEWNHKRSQEAFSRGASPIIIDNTNMQGWEMRPYVAQALRHNFKVLFKEPDTWWKYKPRELARCNKHNVPVEKIRRILDGYERFVSVQSIMGSQFPHQSPDTLCPDLVGEPGFAQGTEQSNPYIFSALPDVSSIGPTGDTFMAAHGSQQSVQKTDADVDDMDLLDMELDAHLQRSLDQGVPDCIVESVVNVDQPDDELPMAFSESIGQSVRNVQGKRAAGLNWSHSAELGGDPDPPGEVGEMAEGGAVGDVKQRPELLDFVGDWPYEDCMEQRQARRREEQRDREEEVGRAGRIKAKSGPDVTEFQKLLDLIQTSDDLTQRVPPLARSLSSSSGDRSEREGETRGGAQGSQGDAIYENSEHNMNRSDGVRSELPDCVLDWKADLSLIVSEPSEATLVELGGGEVVSVVNSSRQEIDLNPEVCKDIVSGSESTDPSACVSYDNADLLKASEIVAANVCQDGVVTSDIGVEVGAGTTTEKVTHRTDSVGSLGENSGEAFGSPMGEVGQSPASEGSIEAKGSTFSGGSQERKKGRRSGKLCKLALTFTQNCPSPAPQPPIDPSPNTNAPGQTSSHGSTPSAIVFAASPDCNSGLDSKGSHEPCPDPIPDPQTIVQPQSDPHSLGEDDGCASQTDPQDFAFLWRIDQHPRPDDTTAVGAGVPPRDITVLTGDPFRFVPSVCSAVSAATAVHPLGHCEVPYRMGHEKGTQVEEMEVGVARSRLENLRILSRHFKLVSFDILEDLYDKCHQDLEWTTNLLLDSGERFFRDDDGEGQGYVWGEDEQNLATLCDSLERDLHIGLPSSADEEGDPGDRPASGAPVGGADPHEVASVEGGGALLRIVNEFGEKSHSNTETSGARSKDISASRTKNELSGSRGGLWSQDTTTNGDQVGRRSKQNTTPQPLLTLLSKGEETGGGWDAVGQEVTSKPISEGPKLNSSDEETSFENLGAKYGGEELSDMDEMTRLLLVELEESDKREEEQRVDERNSRKLQEENRSRHMNIRSLELTLPTELAMQLTELFGPVGIDAGACSRDDFSVHMDLNLAKMLHEKWKDTIQKSQRQAALSYHLFQESSSHWGESQPAKPGTRPADFLIGADGYASLNSQSEAQADFPIMDHWNAPRTQVSLRDIMSEEHAKQQKMEKTRHSRADLDLRDSATLLKEKQLYGLFPGIDRHFLHDIFRDHNYCLKETEQFIRSLLDEGPVKTVVAPEFPRTEPYRAPSKEREKRPKLQDPGPSQFQDTEDPEYEDFRAEASLQKRRQMENFAKAAEAFKQGKKEVASHYAQQGHLHGQRMKEANRRAAVQIFEQVNSSLLPRNILDLHGLHVDEALQQLGQVLLDKATEYQQGLCQPQLSVITGRGNHSQGGVARIRPAVIDYLTNKHYRFSEPKTGLVLVSLN is encoded by the exons ATGCCTCGGAAAAAGAAAAACGCGCAGAGCCCTGCAAGAGTTCCCGGGCTGTCAAACGACGACACTCCGAGCAGCAGCCAATCCACTCGCGGATTGAGGGGATATGAGAATGCCATGGCGAGCAATCTGTCCATGATGTCCAGATCTCAAAAGGAGGAAATCGTTAAAAACATGAAGGAGATGTTTTCACATTTGGACCCGGAAATAATTTACATCGTGCTTTCGGAGTGTGGTTTTAAAG TGGACAATGCAATGGATTCTCTGTTGGAGCTCTCCGTAGCTGCAGAAGTTGTGGCCCCCTATCCTGGCCCCGCCTCTGGTTTCGAGCTCACTGCTGCAGCCCTCCTCAGTCCTAGACGCTCTGACCAAAGCCCAGATTTGGATCTACCTAATCAATCCAAATCACTGTCCTCTCCTTTCCCAGCATCCCTTTTGACAGAGGAAGCGGAAGGAAACCTGTTGAGCTCTCAGTTTTTCTCAGCTGCTTCCGCTCCCCTGTCCTCTTTCCCTCCACCCCCAATACCACAGCGTGCTCTCCCTGAACTGCTCCAGTCCAGCCTGGAGCCGGGAACCACAAGCACGGGCACACCCGGAAGCCCTTCCCTGAATAACAAGCTCAGTTTCTGGGAGCGGAAGGATGTCAAGAAGGAAGAATCGTTGCTAAATTACGGTCATCTGATATCGCCACCGGAATCGGCTGCGGCCAGAGCCAAACCAAACGCTTCTTTGGATCTGGTGGCATCAGGGCGGCCCTCGGCGTTCCAGGTCTATAAGAAGAGTGACGCTGCTTCCGAGAGCTCACAGAGCATGCCCTACGGAGAcgtgggaggaggggtgagatcGAAGGTGCTCCCACAAACATGGCAACCAACGCATTGGAACCCCGAGTTACCGTCATTCTGTCCCCGCGTCCATGGAAACCAGGGCCCCACCTTCGTCACCCCCGTGGCCTCTGCATCTCCCTGGGACAGCCGTCTCAGACCCGCTTCCCATTGGTCAAACCAATGGTCCAGCCCTCTAGGGTCCCCTAAACCGCTGGATGCCATTCCTAAGTCGCGGGCCCCGCCTCCTGCTCCGCGGGGCGCCGGCGCCCACAGCCGGCTTCATATCGAGGGGAGGGTACTAGTGCTTCTGCGCGGGGCCCCGGGATCCGGCAAGTCCACGTTGGCCCG GGACATGTTGGACCAGAACCCAGGTGGAGTGGTGCTGAGCACAGACGACTATTTCAGTCGCCATGGAGATTATCGTTTTGATCCGTCGGCTCTGGGCGAGGCCCATGAGTGGAACCATAAGAGAT CTCAGGAAGCTTTCTCCAGGGGGGCTAGTCCCATCATTATCGACAACACCAACATGCAGGGCTGGGAGATGAGGCCATACGTAGCACAG GCATTGAGACATAACTTCAAGGTACTGTTCAAGGAACCGGACACCTGGTGGAAATACAAGCCAAGGGAACTTGCAAG ATGTAACAAGCATAATGTGCCAGTGGAAAAGATTCGTCGTATTCTGGATGGCTATGAACGCTTCGTTTCCGTCCAGTCCATCATGGGTTCCCAGTTCCCCCACCA GTCACCAGACACTCTTTGCCCGGACTTGGTAGGAGAGCCTGGATTTGCTCAGGGAACTGAACAGTCCAACCCTTACATATTTTCTGCACTTCCTGATGTTTCCTCTATCGGCCCTACCGGGGATACGTTCATGGCGGCACATGGTAGCCAGCAGTCCGTCCAAAAGACTGACGCTGACGTCGACGACATGGATTTACTAGATATGGAACTAGACGCCCACCTGCAACGTAGCCTTGATCAAGGAGTTCCTGACTGCATTGTGGAATCGGTAGTGAATGTAGATCAGCCCGATGACGAATTGCCCATGGCGTTCTCTGAGTCTATAGGGCAAAGTGTTAGGAATGTGCAGGGAAAGAGAGCGGCTGGCCTCAATTGGTCTCATTCAGCTGAGCTGGGGGGTGATCCTGACCCCCctggagaggtgggagagatggCCGAAGGCGGAGCTGTGGGGGACGTCAAGCAAAGGCCAGAACTTTTAGATTTTGTTGGGGACTGGCCTTACGAGGACTGCATGGAGCAGCGGCAggcgaggagaagagaggaacaGCGGGACAGGGAAGAAGAGGTTGGCAGGGCTGGCAGAATAAAAGCCAAAAGCGGCCCTGATGTGACCGAGTTTCAGAAGCTCCTTGACCTGATTCAGACGAGCGATGACCTGACACAAAGGGTCCCTCCCCTggcccgctcgctctcctccagcTCTGGAGACCGGtcggagagagaaggggagacaaGAGGTGGTGCGCAAGGGTCCCAAGGTGATGCAATTTATGAGAACTCGGAGCACAACATGAACCGGAGTGACGGTGTCAGGTCTGAATTACCTGATTGTGTGTTGGACTGGAAGGCAGACCTTTCCTTGATAGTAAGTGAACCATCTGAAGCTACTTTGGTTGAGTTAGGAGGGGGGGAAGTTGTGTCCGTAGTAAATAGTAGTAGACAAGAGATCGATCTCAACCCAGAGGTTTGTAAAGACATAGTGTCCGGGTCAGAGTCTACGGACCCCAGTGCCTGTGTTTCTTATGATAATGCTGATTTACTGAAAGCCTCAgagattgtggcggcaaacgtTTGCCAAGACGGAGTGGTTACCTCTGATATCGGGGTTGAGGTTGGAGCGGGGACTACTACTGAGAAGGTCACTCATCGGACAGATAGTGTTGGCTCACTGGGGGAAAACAGTGGTGAAGCTTTCGGAAGCCCTATGGGTGAAGTGGGTCAGAGTCCGGCCTCCGAGGGCAGCATCGAAGCCAAAGGCAGCACATTCAGCGGGGGCAGCCAGGAACGCAAAAAGGGTCGTAGGTCAGGCAAGCTTTGTAAACTAGCCCTCACCTTTACTCAAAACTGCCCTTCCCCTGCCCCTCAACCCCCCATTGATCCTAGTCCAAATACTAATGCTCCCGGACAAACCTCTAGTCATGGGAGCACTCCATCAGCAATCGTTTTCGCCGCTAGTCCAGATTGTAACTCAGGCCTAGATTCTAAAGGCAGTCATGAGCCATGCCCTGACCCGATCCCTGACCCTCAGACCATTGTCCAGCCACAGTCTGACCCCCATAGCCTGGGGGAAGACGATGGCTGTGCCTCCCAAACAGACCCTCAAGACTTTGCTTTCCTCTGGCGCATTGATCAGCACCCCAGGCCCGATGACACAACGGCGGTCGGCGCGGGGGTTCCCCCCAGGGACATCACCGTCTTGACTGGCGACCCCTTCCGCTTTGTCCCCTCTGTGTGCTCCGCGGTTTCCGCAGCGACTGCAGTTCACCCACTCGGCCACTGCGAGGTGCCGTACCGCATGGGGCACGAGAAAGGCAcacaggtggaggagatggaggtgggggtggccAGAAGCCGGCTGGAGAACCTGCGCATCCTCAGCCGTCACTTTAAACTGGTGAGCTTCGACATTCTCGAAGACCTCTATGATAAGTGTCATCAGGACCTGGAGTGGACGACCAACCTGCTATTGGACTCTGGGGAGAGGTTCTTCAGGGATGACGATGGCGAGGGCCAGGGCTACGTCTGGGGGGAGGACGAGCAGAACCTGGCCACTTTATGTGACAGTTTGGAGAGGGATCTACACATCGGGTTGCCGTCTAGTGCAGATGAAGAGGGGGACCCCGGTGACCGCCCAGCGTCAGGGGCACCGGTTGGTGGGGCGGACCCCCACGAGGTAGCCAgtgtagagggggggggtgcactGCTAAGAATAGTGAACGAGTTTGGGGAGAAGTCTCATTCGAACACTGAAACATCAGGGGCACGTTCGAAGGATATCAGTGCATCGAGGACGAAAAACGAGCTGTCCGGAAGTCGGGGAGGACTTTGGTCTCAGGATACGACAACGAACGGGGATCAGGTCGGCAGACGATCCAAACAGAACACGACCCCTCAGCCACTGCTTACGCTGCTGAGTAAGGgggaagaaacgggaggaggctGGGACGCGGtcggacaggaagtgacatcaaaGCCCATCAGCGAGGGGCCCAAGCTCAATAGCTCAGATGAGGAGACGTCATTTGAGAACCTAGGAGCCAAGTATGGCGGAGAGGAGTTGTCTGACATGGACGAGATGACCCGGCTGCTCCTCGTTGAGCTGGAGGAGTCGGACAAAagggaggaggaacagagggtTGACGAGAGGAACTCCAGGAAGCTCCAGGAGGAGAACCGAAGCCGGCACATGAACATCCGTAGTCTGGAGCTAACGCTCCCCACGGAGCTGGCCATGCAACTGACCGAACTCTTTGGACCCGTGGGAATAGACGCAG GTGCATGTTCTAGAGATGACTTCTCTGTGCACATGGATCTCAACCTTGCTAAAATGCTCCACGAGAAGTGGAAGGACACAATCCAG AAAAGCCAGAGACAAGCCGCGCTGTCTTACCACCTGTTCCAGGAAA GCTCATCCCATTGGGGCGAGAGCCAGCCAGCCAAACCTGGAACCCGGCCAGCAGACTTTCTGATTGGGGCAGATGGGTATGCGTCActtaacagccaatcagaggcccaGGCAGACTTCCCAATCATGGACCATTGGAATGCGCCCCGCACCCAGGTTTCCCTCAGGGATATTATGTCAGAGGAGCACGCTAAACAGCAGAAAATGGAGAAG ACGAGGCACAGTCGTGCCGACCTGGACCTGCGTGACAGCGCCACGCTGCTGAAGGAGAAGCAGCTGTACGGCCTCTTCCCCGGCATCGACCGCCACTTCCTCCACGACATCTTCAGAGACCACAA CTATTGTCTGAAGGAGACAGAGCAGTTCATTCGTTCTCTGCTAGATGAGGGTCCAGTTAAGACGGTTGTGGCCCCTGAGTTTCCTCGCACAGAGCCGTACCGAGCACCAAGCAAGGAGCGGGAAAag AGGCCCAAGCTCCAAGACCCTGGGCCCAGTCAGTTCCAGGACACGGAGGACCCAGAGTACGAGGACTTCAGGGCCGAGGCCAGCCTGCAGAAACGCCGGCAGATGGAGAACTTTGCTAAGGCGGCGGAGGCCTTCAAGCAGGGGAAGAAGGAGGTGGCGTCCCACTACGCCCAGCAG GGTCACCTCCACGGGCAGAGGATGAAGGAGGCCAACCGGCGAGCGGCGGTGCAGATCTTCGAGCAGGTGAACTCCTCACTGCTGCCCCGCAACATCCTGGACCTGCACGGCCTGCACGTGGACGAGGCGCTGCAGCAGCTCGGCCAGGTCCTGCTGGACAAggccacag agtACCAGCAGGGTTTGTGTCAACCCCAGCTCTCCGTCATCACAGGAAGAGGGAACCACAGCCAGGGGGGAGTGGCCCGCATCCGCCCCGCAGTCATTGACTACCTCACCAACAAGCACTACCG GTTCAGCGAGCCAAAGACGGGGCTGGTTCTGGTGTCTCTGAACTGA